AGATTTTAGTAAGTAGATATTAGACCATATAACAGGCCTTCAACAGAATTATAGATGATTTTGAATTAGTAATCACGTCTATTCCTGCTTTCGACCACCCATAAGTACCAAGACAATAAGGCCTCAAGATTGCTAAAGAATCTAATTATGGTTGCACATGGTACTTTACTTTTATTAGCATAAGCGTTAATACTTAATGGCTCgtaatacaatatatatatatatatatatataaacaaatgACTGGAAAATAATATCAAGgacaggagatgattcaaatacaCATAGTAACAAGAATAAATTAATGTATTTTGTTGACATTACGTCGCCAGGGATCCTTCAAACTCAGCATTCAAGGATAAGCATCACCTACCCCTAAGTTCGAGCAGTACTTTTCAACACTCAATATTCTTGATAAACATAACCATGACCATCAAGCCATGTTCCAACTTTTCGTGGTCAACTTTATGAATCCTCATTCACAAAAAATGCCTAGTCAGGCTTACCTTTGATGTCATTTAAGTTTTTCCATATCCATTCTTCTTTTTGACCACTTCTATAACCGTCAAGCCTCAGTCCAACCGTTTGGGTCAGCTTCCTGAATCCTCATTTGCTGTCTCTACTCCTAGCCACAATCAGCTTAGGTTATAACATGTCACAAAAAACAGATGATGCCTAAATATCAAGTTCGGAGATATTTCATGGCTGAATATGTTCTTTACAAATAGCTTGCAACCTAAAATCCACCCACCCTCATTCAGACTTAGGATCAGCACCAGCGACATTCGCAGTTCTTGATCTTACAAAAGGATATCTCCTTGAAAACAATTGTATTTCCAAAGTTCCTCATCTCAGTACCAGACCCCATACtagtaccatcctattatagtgtcgATACACAATACAATATGAGACAGCGAGACATATCGGGTGTCAGTACAGTATAAGACTATGTACCGGCTCAGTATTGGTATTGTACGGTGCAGTGCCAACCAATATGGCAAATCTTGGTATTTCCTAAAAGCATAGACAAACAGCATTGACAGCAAACAGGCAACCTAGAAATATTGTTGCACTATGGCACAAATAGTAGGACTACAATAATGTTTGACCAACTCAGACTGAAAAATCTAGACCCAACCATTTTTTCCATATACCAAGTTCAGGTCAGTACCTAATGCCTACAATAACGTCACAACCAACACTTACTAACCCTAAAAACCTCATAAGAAAAGAAAATGCTGCCAAACAATTTAAAACAGTGGACAGCCAAAACAGGACTCGAACTACCAATTTCCAATGGTAAAAGAAAGCATACATCAAAGCCAACCAAATACCAATTTTAAATTGGATTAGCTTGAGGCCAAAAACATTTGAGAACGAATCATGCTTTATCCCTGACCAATCTATCCCATCTCTGTTCCTGCCTGAGTACACAAACTGAGCAAGTAGTCACAAAATCTAAAAACAGAGCAAGTGTCACATTACACATTTGGATCAGCTTTATAAATCCTTCACTAACACTGTCAACATCGCTTCTTTAAAACCTTGTCACAACTTCAACTGTTTATGCTGAGGAACTAATTACTCTATTCCCATACTCTTTTCGAACCCTACCATATAGCAGAGCATGCCTCCAGTGTGGAGCCATCAACTTCACCAACTATTAAATACTTACCAAGTATGATCACTGTCAACTAGTGCCTTACCAAGCTCTGCTCATAATAGCCTTATCCTCCAAATCTTTCCTCCTTGAACCCAAAAAAGCAGAGGGGTGGAACCATATCTGAACATGTCTCATCAATCACTCACATACAGCATATGCCATGGGTTATCCAAAACATCAATAACCCAAAACATCATCAGTCCGTCCACTCATGGCAAAAGACAGAAAAAGGTGTCTGAAATCCGAAATTTTAGAAAGCCCAAtccaaattaaaaaagaaaaaatatcaaatcatgCTGCAATTATTGAAAATAAGCATCATTCTCCTAGTGTAGAATTACCTTATACACATCTTTCCTGTGCTGTATTTTTTGCAGTTTATAAACATCTGGCATAGCATGTGATTATTATTATGATCGTATGGTATACCATTAACAAAATTGATGTTTAAAAGAGGGAATAGTGTTTAGTGAGTTTAAGAGTTGGGCCAAAAAATTCAATGCTTATAAGAAAATTTTAGTCGTACATGAAAAGTGTGAAGAAGTAGCAGACCTTAGTATAAGCATAAACACCAGCCTCAGAAGGTCCTACAGGACTCCCTCTCCTGATGAATTTGCCATCTCTGAAAATATAGAGCATAGGAATGCCAGTTGACAACTCAAGGCTGATTACCTGCAGGGAGAATAATTTTACTTTCCAATTTGAAACTCATACACAGACCAATGCATCAACCTATGGATGCATGAGAATAGAAAAGTTCCCAAACATAAAGACATTTACAGACCTCTTGAGAAGTCAGCTTGTCAAGGTACATAATAATAGACCTTAGTGAATTCCCATGTGCAGCAATCATCACATTTTTTCCCCTCAAAAGTTGGGGTTCAATCTGCCATACAATCCTTTCCAGTGGTTAGATATTTGAGTAGAATAGCTGATAATTGAATGCAAAACATAATAGACAAAGACCATCCTAGGGCTGCTTCATTACAAAAAATATCAACAAGATTTCCATTCTTATGCTGAGGGTTAGATGATAAAGGTACATTTGTATGTCAGGACATGAGATAATAAACCACTAATCTAGAGATGCAAGCTTTATTCCTTTGAAAATGCATAATGGATAACCTTGAACTTGTTTCCTACATATAACAGTCCCAGGACCCctcatttatttatataaaataacagGAAAAAAGATAATGGCTGTTATAGTGGGTTATTTGCTGTCACAATGGCAATATAATGCAAATAACAAACGACATTTGCCATTTACACTGCTCCCTTAAAATAGCATTTCTCTTCAAAATCCAATTTGTTTTTCCAAAAATTTCCCTTCAAAAAATGTTTGTACTGCctgaaaaagaaatattttatCAACCGAACAGTGATTTAGACAATAATACTGTTATTTTTCCATTATTGTTGGCTATTTTCTGCTCCAATGGCTGTCATAACGAATTATTTTAATACTAAATAACTAGAAATCACACAAGATGAACAATGGTTTCCCTTGAGGTCGGTTGTAATAAAATAACACCCTTACTGAAACCTTGCTCAGAAATAAGTACTTattaatcaaatccaatttttacaatgaaataaaaagaaaccAGAAACATCATAAGATGAAAAAATGATCCACAACATGCATCAGCCAACATATAAAAATGTTTACAATGAAATTAGTCGATCAACTTAAGAATTTTACCTGCTCTTTGAAATAAGCAACAGCCCTTTGGGCACACATCTCCAAACTCTCTCCATTTGGGGGAGGGATGTCATAACTGCGACGCCATTCATGAACTTTCTCTTTTCCAAATCGATCTGCTGTTTCTTGCTTGTTGAGACCTTGTAATTCACCGTACCTAGAAGAAAGAACAGTTAATACACCAAAGCAGCACTACCAAAGTAAGGTTAGCATTTGCCCAAGTAAAGAAATATTCTTAAAAGAAGTGAAGAAGTCATTACATTCTCTCATTCAATTGCCAAGCCGCTATCACTGGAATAGATTGTTTCTTTGTTTCTTCACTATAAATCTGACTCCATCTCTGGGCCTGTTCACTCTCACTGTGTGTGATGATTGGAACCTGAAAATCAAGAGATATGAAAAAGGAAATAAAGTTAACATGTCTTACGTAAgtagatgtgtgtgtgtgtgtgtgtgtgactaCCAAATTTAAGAATATAGAAATAAAAGGGAACCTTCTTCCGGCGATGCTGTGTCATGGCAAGCATGGCAGTCATTTGAGCACGAATCAAAGCAGAAGTATAGATCATGTCCACAGGTATGTTGCATATCCTTTTTCCAGCTTCAATTGCCTCCTCCACGCCCTTTTGAGTCAAGGGTACATCAACACATCCAGTAAACAAATTTTTCTCATTCCACAAAGACTCACCATGCCGAATCAATATAAGCGCAGTTTCATCTGCAAACAGAAGAAAAAAAACAAATAAGTAAGCCTTTTCAAAAGAAATAAGTTCAGTAGTCAAAGAGGCAAAACATTATAATCGCACTAGCTGATCATATCCTTTTGGTGCGGCAGAACTTTGATCTTACGTGGCTTTGCATGCAATCTTGAGGGTTTCCAATGTATAACAAAAGCTGCAGATGAAAAAGACTTACGTGGCTTTTTCTTTGAGTCACTAGAATTATTCTTTGATGGTATTTGAACTGGATCAGCTACGGAAGAATGTGAGCCTGATGCATGGGTTACACTCAATTTCCAGCTCCCAGAGCTGCAATTTCCCCTTGCAACCAGCCGTACATCAACATCAAAACCCCTAGAAATCATATTCACCGACAAATTTCTAATTCCATTCTGAGAGCCAAAGCTGCTGTGACACCCATGGGCGTGGATGGATCCAATGGCCTGATGAAATGAGGTGGCAGCCATTCTAACCTATTTCAAATATAGACATAAGAACATAGACATGATGGTTAAATGATTAATTACTTTATAAATAAAGGGAAAATTATCAGCAAAAATAATCAGTTTGTTTGAACATCTTGTGTTCAACATTGACTTTGGATGTGAGATATAAACCAACGATATGATTCCTGTAATTTTTCTTGCTTACTGTGTGGTTTAGTCACATAAGCAAACTATGAAGATTATACTAAACCCAGCTCATAAGCACATCGGAAATTGCAAAATTTTCGGTTTAAAAAGAATTATCGAAAGAAACAAAAGTCTAAAGCTCAGTAAACACATTCCTCAGTCAATATTTTCACCAATTAACCGCAAACTCcttcacacacattaaagttaaTGACAAATATGCTTAAAGATATAcgaaagaaaggaagaggaaaaCCACAAACTCTGTAAAAATCGGCTCTCATAACACCATATCAGATCCCTGTAAATTTCAACTCTACAACAGTATCAAACACAACACAACACCCAAAACAAGAACATAATAGAGACCCATCAAATTAATCTCCAAAAGGCAAACTTCCCCACAAGAATCCTCCCCATTCCCGATAGAAATCGCACATCAGTCCCAAAAACACTATGAAATCACGAAAAAAGCTACCGCACATGCAAAGAAAGTCGGGAATGCGGAGACACAAAGCGAGCTTGATTGAGCTCACCTTTTATAGGGAATCGGGGTCGTCCGCCAGAAACCCAAAGAAAGCGATGAGAACGAGGACCAAAAGAGGTGCTCGGAGGGATCTTAACAggcacaagagaggagagaaagaagacgaCGAGGGTCACCGCGCCACATGTCGATTCCGAGGCGGAGACCGAGGGAGAGGATCTACAGCTAGAGATCGCCCTCGGGATGGGAAAAACGAGGGCTTCGGCAGGAGTGGAGAGAGGAGGAGACgttgtttctttttattttattttcttttcttttcttccccttttttcttttttttttttttctttcttgacgGAAGGAGGAGACGTTGTTGTAGAACTTTGGCAGCGTCGCCAAAACTTGGCAGCGGGGTCAGGTTTGGTGGGAAAATTTATAGTAGCGGGGGAGGGGCGAGGAGTGGAAATCAAAGCCCAAAATTAGAAGAATATTCCCTTTTTCTGAAAGAATATTTCTTTTGTTTGCGTCTAATATATGGCCAATTACAAGATTGCCCTTCAATAAGGTTCGATATTTACTATTTAGtgtttttttttggtaacttACGTGATAGGGATATGATATGGTCCAATATTTTGAAAAAGGCGCCATGTATCCTACGGATCTAAGGTATTTTGTGTATCTTCTTTTGATTAAGGGTGCAAATGGATTAAGTGCATTGGATGCAAGTATGTACCTAACCCTAGTGTTCAAACCTATTGAGATTTGAATTAGAGAATTTCATATGTATGGTCTGATTCTTTCGAAAAGATTCTTTGTTTTCTATGATTTTAAAAATGTTTTGTATATCTTTTCTTGGTTAGGGGTGGGATTAGATAGATTGGACAAGATACATATCTGCCTCATAGCTGATGTTCCAACCCATGAGGATGTCTGATTTTCAAATCCCTTGGACTTGAAATCCTCTTGGATCAGTTATGGTTCAGCGTTGATACATTCGAGCACAAAGAAATTTGGTTGGATATGAGAAAATCAgtttaaaattagatatttaaatAAAGATAACGCTAATATGGAAGGGGATAGGAAAAGCTGAGTGATTGGCTTTCAAATGAGTCTAACCCTTTTTTTTCTTGAGCTACATTTGCATGATCTCGAGTCAAGTTGGACTTCTATCCTAATCTTACAAACTTGTAATCTACTCTTAATTCGAAAACTCGATGGACAAATAAAACCTATGAGAAAATGTGATGATCATTTGACTCAAAGTAAAAGATATTATATTGAAACAATTTAGCAATCAATTTGGCTTTCTTATAGCCATATAATTCTAATAATCCCATATCAATTTATAAAATCAGTTCCATACAGTTCTGACAatatatactttttaaatttggtCAATAATAATTAAGAGATCTCTAAATATAATGAATAATATATGCATTTCTGCTATCACCAAGCACTTGCTCGGATGGTATCACTCTTTTGCTATTTGGATAAGAGGTTGGaacttcaattttttttggagtcAAGTCTCTTAAAAATGAGGCCATATGGAACAAAAAATATAAGGATTAACCCCTCCCAatctttaaaataataataataatatgctcTTAAACTAGTTAAACCTAGTAATCatataaattttcaaaaaattcttcaaaatcATGCAGCCAAATATTTAAGAGATTGCCAAAGCATATTCATGTAATCTATCATCatatatttttcattaaaaaattacaaaaatatattaTTGGGATATTCATAGAATCCGCTAAATCTCTAAAATCATGTCGCCACTTATCAAGAGATTTTCAAAGTGTATTCTTGGAATCTACTGTTATATATTTCCATCCTAATATTTGTTATCATTGTAAGTAATGGTACAgaaatactataaaaaaaaatacatagacCTTCTTATCATGGTAGATTGATAGAGCATTTCTTTACAACTCCAATTTTCTTTCTACAAGATCAAATGGTATCCCTTCGGGCTAAGTTTTACGTCAATAGATCTGGCTTCTTTAACATAACTAAACAAATGCTGTTCTACTTATAAATGATTCTAAGTATCATTGCACCATGGTTTGTCTTTCCAGCCTTGATCTCCTGCCTGATCTATGTCATATTTTTATGGGgaaatctaaatttaatataGGGTATGGATATTTGTGTCACTTTGCAAGGTGGCACTGGGTAGGTGTGGTCCTAATACTGGAGTTCCTCCCAGCAAAATTATATGGTAGTTATGGTGGGAGCTACCTCGTGGAAGTAGATGGAGGTCACAATGGATTTGCCGGCAGATGGATTCCCTAAGTTACAGATATAGACTTTCTGCATGGAGAGAGATAGTCTAGCAGCCCTCTCTTACCTATAATTGACCAATTCTAAAGCAGCCTTTCAACCCTCCAAGTTCTAACTATTGTGCTTCTCCAGAAGCCAACATGCCCCTTGACCTACCTCCTCAAACTTCAACCCTctaaatacatattaaaaaaatatatatcaaattcaACATAAGTCTTCCATGTCATATAAACGATGTCaccattatttttatttaaaaaaataatatcttttagtcTATGAAGAAGAATGATCTCCATTTTTTTTCACTCATAGAACCTCAGTTGGGGAAGCTCTTATTTAGTTTCTCTTATTTGACCAGTTAAAGTGAATGTCTCAATGTCACATTGCTTTGATCTTCTAATAATTCTTTACTCCAGACAACCAATCCGCAGTCTCTTGCCCCTCTCATCAATTTTCTCACCAAAGCAGTCTACTGATAACCTAAAGAAAATATAATATAGCTTATGTAGACTAtcagagagaaattttttattgTCAAGTAGGATATTTAATGGTAGGTGACACTTTCAGCTTAGAGTATCCTCTTGACATATTCTTTTGTTCCCCTCAGCatgatgatgaaatatttttattaatgtaCGTGTCAGCGATGGAAAAGTGGTCTCAAATCAAGTTTCTTATTGAAGGGAGAAGTGCTACTTTTAATAGTCTATAAATGGAGGTGGCAACACGATGCCGCTTATATTCTGAAACTGTGGGCATGCGGGAGATCCAACGTGGTTCAAATCTCTAATctttttaattagaatttaaactaaaaaaatatatttatatgatgtCTAATTCACCTATCATCCATCTTTTTTCTTATCATCCTGCTTTTATTTTTCATTGTTCTTATTTatgctcattttttttatttcatttttcaattaaatattagatagtttGTCGATATTTTGCTCTAAAAAGAAATAacattaagaaaaagaaaaaaaaaatgggtaTGGGTAGCAGGGAGTGGCCTGGAGACGGCGGATAGTAGCTGGAGTGTTGAGGGTGAAGGTGCGTTGGGATGGGTCCTGGATTAAAATTCCCTTCTAGaaaattacatatattttttagtgATCCAAATTTAACATTTTCATATCACCTTTAGATAAAGCTATGGAGTAAATTCCAAAAAATGATATAATATAGATGGAATCATCCATGGGCTCATAAGGAATATAAGATCATCTGCTTCAGGTTTGAACTAGAGAGGTTCCGCAAGCAATCACCAGTACATGTGACTAGGTAGATCCCAAGTATTGAATAGCAACTTATTCGCATGATTCATTTGATTGCTATTCTTCAACAAACAAACCTCTCATGATTACAGATTGGATCTTCCTAATTTAAAACTTGTACTAGAGAGGATTCAAACTCCTCATAATGATAGCATCAAAGCCCTTCTCAAATTTAAAGTTGATTGGTAAAACTTTCCTTTCAGGCTAGCACTACAGTAAAAATGATAAAATGCGACGTTATAAAAGGCCTTTTACGATGCTAATAAGCGTCGTCACTAAGATTTACGATGCTTCAAAAAGCGTCGCgaaagcgtcgcctatgtaagagtggagacgaaaaatgccgacgctttttaaaaacaTCGTAATATTTtctaacgacgcttaaaagcgtcgtaaaataaaattttaacgacgctttttagcgtcgttaatgacaacgcgtcctccactctaccaagacaCTTTTCGAAGCATCGGCAGTTAAGTCAttagcgacgcttataagcatcgttaaacagtatattaacgacgcttataagcgtcgttaaattttttaacagaaaaaaaaaatatacaaattttatatacaaaaaaaagaatacatacatttctatacaaaattatatcaattattcaaatataaacctgtacaatcaccaccattcgtaccaaaagcaaacttcaatagcaaatttaaccaaaccaaaagacattgtttaatataaataaaaataaagtactaatcatccattacaatcaagagtaatataaataaatataagaatacaataaaaataaaataatatcaatctacAGGCGGATGATTGTCGTAGTCTCCACGTGGTGTGCCACTATCTCGAtgggtgcctgatgtgccaggagcctacaagaaacatatcaaaagcataatttacatatctataaataaaaatatatagatcattaaattaatataaaaatatatatttaataatatgtgtttatcTGAGAtaggccatacatctctaataaagatgtaagtcgatcaatctgtcccctcatggcctgcatctcggcacggctctgtcgcatctcctccatctcagcagcacgactctgtctaatctcctgtatctccgcctcgagtctgcggactcgtgaatcctgagcatctgctgcagcatgctgcatatatctactaacctcagataactgagtgggggtgactcctactccataacccctcactcggccgtagcgctctggtcgcatcaactctgtgaacacctcgacctcgatacggctctgctgtgtAGAtactgcggactcgtcgtcacgctctgcaatgagagatgtagtcctcttctgtatttattttgaaaacaagagttatacattaatagctaacaaaattaaattaaaattattgtaaaaaatagaatattaataatactgtacatataaatctttcgactcatctcgaacaaaagtaccatcctgatgagtatgagtcatccggtaaaactccactttaccgagttccctcccatgctcatccacctacacaaataattttaattttaagcaaacagttataataatttaaaaaaatatatgagtatcatgatacagacatagtCCACGAtatataatgatattagttatataaatatttcaacataaaaattagaagttaattatgaaaatttaaggaacatacaaactcctgtcggagtcgtgcataactcttcgaccccgatgtatgaggaacagattgagctgctcgtgcagctctaccaatagcagaataagtccataaaataaagtaaagaacttattatatgtataatatata
This genomic window from Elaeis guineensis isolate ETL-2024a chromosome 13, EG11, whole genome shotgun sequence contains:
- the LOC105056873 gene encoding 2,3-bisphosphoglycerate-dependent phosphoglycerate mutase 1 isoform X2 — encoded protein: MAATSFHQAIGSIHAHGCHSSFGSQNGIRNLSVNMISRGFDVDVRLVARGNCSSGSWKLSVTHASGSHSSVADPVQIPSKNNSSDSKKKPHETALILIRHGESLWNEKNLFTGCVDVPLTQKGVEEAIEAGKRICNIPVDMIYTSALIRAQMTAMLAMTQHRRKKVPIITHSESEQAQRWSQIYSEETKKQSIPVIAAWQLNERMYGELQGLNKQETADRFGKEKVHEWRRSYDIPPPNGESLEMCAQRAVAYFKEQIEPQLLRGKNVMIAAHGNSLRSIIMYLDKLTSQEVISLELSTGIPMLYIFRDGKFIRRGSPVGPSEAGVYAYTKSLALYRQKLDEMFH
- the LOC105056873 gene encoding 2,3-bisphosphoglycerate-dependent phosphoglycerate mutase 1 isoform X1 is translated as MRADFYRVRMAATSFHQAIGSIHAHGCHSSFGSQNGIRNLSVNMISRGFDVDVRLVARGNCSSGSWKLSVTHASGSHSSVADPVQIPSKNNSSDSKKKPHETALILIRHGESLWNEKNLFTGCVDVPLTQKGVEEAIEAGKRICNIPVDMIYTSALIRAQMTAMLAMTQHRRKKVPIITHSESEQAQRWSQIYSEETKKQSIPVIAAWQLNERMYGELQGLNKQETADRFGKEKVHEWRRSYDIPPPNGESLEMCAQRAVAYFKEQIEPQLLRGKNVMIAAHGNSLRSIIMYLDKLTSQEVISLELSTGIPMLYIFRDGKFIRRGSPVGPSEAGVYAYTKSLALYRQKLDEMFH